A genomic window from Silene latifolia isolate original U9 population chromosome Y, ASM4854445v1, whole genome shotgun sequence includes:
- the LOC141628690 gene encoding uncharacterized protein LOC141628690, which translates to MFRRVRDRLSSGIVGEVKMRLISGRETDGRTYNLLTASEVADLIVGDIDDTLEKRDIIIETRSGQLPRIYELHPSYLSLQYPLLFPFGEDGYRLGIKHSEKSISKSSKGSNPRNHLTLREFFPFRIQDRPLDRETSTLLSSGKAFQQFLVDGYMMVESQRLSFIHYNQPKLRSERFKILADSVARGETEPSSFGSRIIKRGLPHAHILLFLHRDDKFSEVADVDKLICAEIPDPATDPVLHFPKKFNDRTIVDSEGYPRYRRRNNGAKVEKSGKLLDNSFVVPYNTTLLLKYHAHINVEWCNQARFIKYLFKYISPCEVVWRIFAFDIQCRTPPVERLDFHLPNEQRVVFNDEDPINTVLKRDNINKTMFLKWMEYNKHHPEARELTYAEFPMKYVWKRGEKRWSERERGISLGRMHHMSPGGGELYYMRTLLNFVKGPTSYEDIRTFNKEVFPSFKEACYARGLLSDDKEYIDAIIEASDWGSGVYLRHLFATLLMVGNVAKPKLVWEKTWRHLTDDILYRRRLTLRNEEIEALLKSNGSTLCRLENMPSLDDSFTAGDINQLILGELSYDKNAVKEEHVKLITSMTDEQRAVYDEIMDAVKAQRGGVFFVYGHGGTGKTFIWKTLCATVRREGEIVLPVASSGIGAILLPNGSTAHSRFGIPINAFEHSTCPRIKPGTDLTELLIRTKLII; encoded by the exons ATGTTCAGAAGGGTCAGGGATAGATTGAGTTCAGGAATAGTAGGAGAAGTTAAGATGAGGTTAATCAGCGGGCGAGAAACTGACGGAAGAACGTACAATCTCCTAACAGCTTCTGAGGTTGCAGATCTTATTGTTGGGGATATTGATGATACATTGGAGAAGAGGGACATAATTATTGAGACGCGTAGTGGCCAATTGCCACGAATATATGAGTTGCATCCTTCCTACCTATCATTGCAGTATCCTCTCCTATTTCCATTCGGCGAAGACGGTTACAGACTCGGCATCAAGCACAGTGAAAAATCAATTTCTAAGTCAAGCAAAGGTTCAAACCCACGAAATCACCTAACTCTTCGTGAGTTTTTTCCTTTCCGTATACAGGATCGACCGTTGGACAGAGAAACTTCAACGTTATTATCATCGGGTAAAGCATTCCAACAATTCTTGGTTGACGGCTATATGATGGTAGAATCACAACGGCTTTCCTTTATCCATTACAACCAGCCAAAACTTCGATCCGAGAGATTCAAAATTCTAGCTGATTCTGTAGCAAGGGGAGAGACTGAACCATCTTCATTTGGGAGCCGTATCATT AAACGTGGCCTACCTCATGCTCATATATTGCTCTTCTTACACCGAGATGATAAGTTCTCCGAAGTTGCTGATGTGGATAAATTGATATGCGCAGAGATACCAGATCCAGCTACAGATCCTGTTCT ACATTTTCCGAAAAAATTTAACGACCGAACAATTGTCGACTCTGAAGGATACCCTCGGTATAGGAGGAGGAATAATGGAGCTAAAGTTGAAAAGAGTGGCAAACTTCTTGACAATAGCTTTGTAGTCCCATACAATACCACATTGTTGCTGAAATATCACGCACACATTAATGTGGAGTGGTGCAATCAGGCGAGATTTATCAAATACTTATTCAA ATATATTTCACCGTGCGAGGTTGTTTGGAGAATTTTTGCGTTCGACATTCAGTGTAGGACACCACCCGTTGAAAGGCTAGATTTTCACCTACCAAATGAGCAGAGGGTTGTTTTTAATGATGAAGACCCCATCAACACGGTCCTTAAAAGAGACAATATTAATAAGACGATGTTCTTAAAGTGGATGGAATATAATAAACACCATCCTGAAGCAAGAGAATTGACATATGCTGAGTTTCCGATGAAGTATGTGTGGAAAAGGGGCGAAAAGAGATGGTCCGAAAGAGAACGGGGAATCTCCCTTGGAAGGATGCACCATATGTCCCCTGGTGGTGGTGAACTGTATTATATGAGAACACTATTGAATTTTGTCAAGGGTCCTACATCATACGAGGACATACGGACGTTTAATAAGGAAGTTTTTCCATCGTTTAAAGAAGCGTGCTACGCTCGAGGATTGCTTAGTGATGACAAAGAATATATTGACGCTATTATAGAAGCGAGTGATTGGGGATCGGGTGTATACCTAAGACACCTCTTTGCCACCTTATTAATGGTCGGCAATGTAGCTAAGCCTAAGTTAGTATGGGAGAAGACCTGGCGTCATTTGACCGATGATATTCTCTATAGGAGACGTTTAACACTACGGAAtgaag AAATTGAAGCATTGCTCAAAAGCAATGGTAGCACCCTTTGTAGGCTTGAAAATATGCCATCCCTTGATGATTCATTCACAGCAGGAGATATAAACCAATTGATATTAGGTGAGTTATCTTATGACAAAAATGCAGTAAAGGAGGAACATGTTAAACTTATCACATCTATGACAGATGAGCAAAGAGCTGTGTATGATGAAATAATGGATGCAGTCAAGGCTCAACGAGGAGGGGTCTTCTTTGTCTATGGACACGGCGGTACAGGGAAAACTTTCATATGGAAGACTTTATGCGCCACCGTAAGAAGGGAAGGAGAGATTGTACTTCCTGTCGCTTCAAGTGGGATTGGAGCAATCCTACTTCCAAATGGATCGACAGCTCATTCA